The following are from one region of the Neurospora crassa OR74A linkage group III, whole genome shotgun sequence genome:
- a CDS encoding GTP-binding protein 1 has protein sequence MASKQAPHERRKGEAALSDFAEYVERQQALRYPNKAAQSQTATTSAATGPSSTLSSKIAPEVEHHAELDDILDSLNLSEPGPRIRLRDLLLSAPDDDASLQKLADIVGERLDEGHGESVFDIGFENHGESLKLTKEDWEVAYKRLSQAAAQIDADCQLLLTKNLGGDLDGTPTRDGDVSGKVMIRRRPSAAEEVIETRIAVVGNVDAGKSSMLGVLVKGDLDDGRGRARVNLFRHKHEIETGRTSSVGMEIMGFDSHGQTILSDTPGRKLSWEEIGKRSAKVITFTDLAGHERYLRTTVFGLLSSSPNYCLLMVAANNGLIGMSKEHLGIALALNVPIMVVITKIDICPPNILEQTITQITRILKSPGARKIPIFIKNHEECINTATQFVSQRICPIFQVSNVTGENLSLVRSFLNILPHHGRYDADAPFEFHVNDTFSVPHVGTVVSGIVKSGVIHAGDEVYLGPDGLGKFTTTAIRSIERKRIGVPAASAGQSASFALKRVKRKDVRKGMVVLSKTESGPPKVYREFIAEVLILSHATTIKTKYQAMLHVGPVSQTCAIIDVDRPFIRTGDRATVAFRFVQRPEYLVPGDRLLFREGRTKGLGIVKSVGYDPERPLGGVNVGEGGDKVAAGVEDVKHEGGGNEVKVGA, from the exons ATGGCATCAAAACAGGCACCGCACGAACGACGAAAAGGCGAAGCTGCCCTTAGCGACTTTGCCGAGTACGTCGAGAGACAGCAAGCATTGCGCTACCCAAACAAGGCTGCCCAGAGCCAGACTGCGACAACATCAGCAGCGACAGGCCCAAGCTCAACATTATCCTCAAAAATCGCCCCCGAAGTCGAACATCATGCTGAGCTCGACGACATCCTCGACAGCCTCAACCTCTCCGAGCCCGGTCCGCGAATAAGACTCCGCGACCTTCTGCTGTCCGCCCCTGACGATGACGCCTCCCTCCAGAAACTCGCCGACATCGTCGGTGAGCGGTTGGACGAAGGACACGGCGAATCCGTCTTCGACATCGGCTTCGAGAACCATGGCGAGAGCCTAAAGTTGACCAAGGAGGATTGGGAGGTGGCATACAAGAGGTTATCGCAGGCCGCAGCCCAGATTGATGCTGACTGCCAGCTGCTACTAACCAAGAATTTGGGCGGCGATCTCGACGGTACCCCAACCCGCGATGGCGACGTGAGCGGCAAGGTGATGATCCGTCGACGCCCGTCCGCAGCCGAGGAGGTTATCGAAACGCGAATAGCAGTCGTGGGCAATGTCGACGCTGGCAAATCCTCGATGCTGGGTGTTCTGGTCAAGGGCGACTTGGACGACGGTCGCGGTCGCGCACGCGTGAATCTTTTCCGACACAAGCACGAGATTGAGACCGGTCGTACGTCTTCCGTCGGCATGGAAATCATGGGCTTCGACTCGCACGGTCAGACCATTCTTTCCGACACCCCCGGTCGCAAGCTCTCGTGGGAGGAAATAGGCAAGCGCAGTGCAAAAGTAATCACTTTTACCGATCTTGCTGGGCATGAACGGTATCTAAGGACGACCGTCTTCGGCTTGTTGTCATCGTCGCCAAATTACTGCCTGCTAATGGTAGCGGCCAACAACGGGCTAATAGGCATGTCCAAAGAGCATCTTGGTATTGCTTTGGCGCTGAACGTGCCAATAATGGTGGTCATTACCAAGATCGACATCTGCCCGCCTAACATCCTGGAACAGACCATCACCCAGATCACCCGCATCTTGAAGTCTCCTGGTGCGAGGAAGATCCCCATTTTCATCAAGAACCATGAGGAATGCATCAACACGGCCACTCAGTTCGTCTCCCAGCGCATCTGCCCCATCTTCCAGGTCAGCAATGTAACAGGCGAGAACTTGAGCTTGGTCCGTTCGTTCCTCAACATCTTGCCGCACCATGGACGGTACGACGCCGACGCGCCTTTCGAGTTTCATGTCAATGACACTTTTAGCGTCCCCCACGTCGGCACGGTCGTCTCGGGAATCGTCAAGTCGGGGGTCATCCATGCGGGTGATGAGGTTTACCTGGGGCCGGATGGCTTGGGCAAGTTCACGACCACGGCCATCAGGTCGATTGAGCGGAAGAGGATAGGCGTCCCGGCGGCGAGCGCGGGACAGTCAGCCAGCTTCGCGTTGAAGAGGGTCAAGAGAAAGGACGTTCGTAAGGGAATGGTGGTGCTCTCCAAGACTGAAAGTGGACCGCCGAAGGTGTATCGGGAGTTCATTGCTGAAG tcctcatcctctcccACGCAACCACCATCAAAACCAAATACCAGGCCATGCTTCATGTCGGCCCCGTCTCCCAGACATGCGCCATCATCGACGTTGATCGTCCGTTTATCAGGACCGGCGATCGGGCTACCGTCGCGTTTCGGTTTGTCCAGAGACCCGAATACCTAGTCCCGGGAGACAGACTTCTCTTCAGAGAAGGCAGAACCAAGGGGTTGGGTATCGTCAAGAGTGTGGGGTATGATCCTGAACGGCCGTTGGGCGGGGTTAATGTAGGTGAAGGGGGTGATAAGGTGGCTGCGGGCGTTGAAGATGTCAAACATGAGGGTGGCGGTAACGAGGTGAAGGTTGGTGCTTAG
- a CDS encoding U6 small nuclear ribonucleoprotein: MADAVEDAGSVSEPMDLVRLLLDEVVCVKLRGDRELKGRLHAYDSHCNLVLGEVEETIYVVDDEDTEEDDLKTISRKSEMLFVRGDSVVLISPFTRS; the protein is encoded by the exons ATGGCCGACGCAGTAGAAGATGCCGGCTCTGTTTCCGAGCCCATGGACCTCGTCCGCCTTTTGCTTGACGAGGTTGTCTGCGTCAAGCTGAGAGGTGATCGGGAGCTCAAGGGCCGTCTGCAC GCCTACGACTCCCATTGCAACCTTGTCCTCGGGGAAGTCGAAGAGACCATTTACGTcgtggatgatgaagataccgaggaggatgacctGAAG ACCATCTCCCGCAAGTCCGAAATGCTCTTCGTTCGCGGCGATTCCGTCGTGCTCATCTCGCCCTTTACCCGTTCTTGA
- a CDS encoding phosphatidylinositol glycan class L: MNWLTALSLAAVVIPSLYIYTVSIVATRFPVLRNKRICLLIAHPDDEAMFFAPTVLALTRPETGNHIKILCLSSGDAEGLGPTRKRELATSGTYLGLRSPSDVFVIDSPFFPDSMTTSWDPERISHLLASAFAPELKETTNIASASASRSSKNKGGAGKAEVKATIDTIITFDKHGISGHPNHISLYHGARLFVSQLLAATAGKNKEKGQGQVDLYTLPTLSLPRKYSGILDALPTLLEWAWSAGITKKDKHERPGGLVFMNNLIPGEGWASVDKAWAAMTKAHVSQMRWFRYGWIGLSRYMYVNSLFREVVQPATADN; encoded by the exons ATGAACTGGCTAACAGCCCTCAGCCTGGCCGCCGTGGTGATCCCCTCGCTCTACATCTACACCGTCTCCATCGTCGCCACACGTTTCCCCGTCCTGCGCAACAAGCGCATATGCCTGCTGATTGCCCACCCGGACGATGAGGCCATGTTCTTTGCGCCGACCGTGCTGGCGCTCACGAGGCCGGAGACGGGCAACCATATCAAGATTCTGTGTTTGAGCAGCG GCGATGCCGAAGGCCTCGGTCCCACGCGCAAGCGCGAACTCGCCACTTCCGGCACTTACCTCGGCCTCCGCTCCCCCTCCGACGTCTTTGTGATCGACTCGCCCTTTTTCCCCGATAGCATGACTACATCCTGGGACCCCGAGCGCATTTCCCACTTGCTAGCCTCGGCTTTCGCTCCCGAACTCAAAGAGACCACCAACATCGCTTCTGCCAGCGCCTCGCGATCATCCAAGAACAAGGGAGGTGCTGGAAAGGCGGAAGTGAAGGCCACAAtcgacaccatcatcactttCGACAAGCACGGAATCTCGGGACATCCAAATCACATTTCCCTCTACCATGGCGCTAGGTTGTTTGTGAGTCAGTTGTTGGCTGCTACGGCCGGGAAgaacaaggaaaaggggcaggggcaggtgGATCTTTACACACTTCCCACGCTCTCTCTGCCGCGCAAATATAGCGGGATCCTGGACGCCCTTCCTACACTGTTGGAATGGGCATGGTCAGCGGGTATCACGAAAAAGGACAAACACGAAAGGCCGGGCGGCTTGGTGTTTATGAACAACCTTATTCCTGGCGAGGGATGGGCGAGTGTGGACAAGGCGTGGGCGGCCATGACCAAGGCACATGTGAGCCAGATGAGGTGGTTCAGGTATGGGTGGATTGGCCTGAGTAGGTATATGTATGTGAATAGTTTGTTCAGGGAGGTTGTTCAGCCAGCTACGGCCGACAACTAA